One stretch of Paenibacillus sp. AN1007 DNA includes these proteins:
- a CDS encoding hemolysin III family protein: protein MANTYTYSRREEVANAVTHGIGAVLSAAALVLLIVFSSMKGTAWHVVSFTIYGITMLMLYTNSTLVHALKEGKAKDLFEFFDHSSIYLFIAGTYTPFLFVAVRGTLGWTLFGIIWGIALAGVIFKAFFTKKFLFMSTIFYIAMGWLIVTAWQPLVAAIPTGGIVLLVAGGLMYTLGTLFYVWRGFPFHHAIWHLFVLAGSILHFFAVIVYLTPLR from the coding sequence ATGGCCAATACCTATACCTACTCCCGCCGTGAAGAGGTCGCAAACGCAGTAACACATGGAATTGGCGCTGTGCTTAGTGCAGCTGCGCTGGTGCTGCTCATTGTATTTTCCAGTATGAAAGGAACGGCCTGGCATGTGGTTAGTTTTACGATCTATGGAATAACGATGCTGATGCTGTATACCAATTCAACACTGGTGCATGCCCTCAAAGAGGGAAAAGCGAAAGATTTGTTTGAGTTTTTTGATCATTCTTCCATATATCTGTTTATCGCAGGCACATATACGCCATTTTTATTTGTCGCTGTGCGAGGGACGCTGGGCTGGACGCTGTTCGGAATTATCTGGGGCATTGCCCTGGCCGGAGTGATCTTCAAAGCCTTTTTCACGAAAAAGTTTCTGTTTATGTCTACGATCTTCTACATTGCGATGGGCTGGCTGATCGTTACGGCCTGGCAGCCTCTTGTGGCGGCTATTCCGACAGGTGGAATTGTACTGCTGGTTGCGGGAGGCCTGATGTATACGCTGGGTACATTGTTCTATGTATGGAGAGGTTTTCCTTTTCACCATGCGATTTGGCATCTGTTCGTACTGGCAGGAAGCATTTTGCATTTCTTTGCCGTCATAGTTTATCTGACTCCGCTTCGTTAG
- the ftsY gene encoding signal recognition particle-docking protein FtsY — protein sequence MSFFKKLRDSIASKTESVTKQFKDGLEKTRKGLVEKVTDLVIRRKKIDEEFYEELEEILIGADVGVNTVMNLIEDLRAEVKKRKIEDAAKLEPVLSEKLTDLLRGEQNNELKMNPDGITVILFVGVNGVGKTTTIGKLAHRFKQQGKKVIMAAGDTFRAGAIEQLEVWGQRAGVDVIKQQSGSDPAAVMYDAVQAAKQRGADVLLCDTAGRLQNKTNLMDELNKIYRVIQREIPSAPHEVLMVLDATTGQNALNQAKLFGERSGVTGLVLTKLDGTAKGGIVVAIRQELDLPVKLVGLGEKIDDLQEFDSEQFVHALFAGLIQEQQTEDTETENK from the coding sequence ATGAGTTTCTTTAAAAAGCTTAGAGACAGCATTGCAAGTAAAACGGAGTCGGTAACCAAACAGTTCAAGGATGGATTGGAGAAAACCCGTAAAGGGCTCGTAGAGAAAGTAACCGATCTGGTCATCCGCCGCAAAAAAATAGATGAGGAATTTTACGAAGAACTTGAGGAAATTCTGATTGGAGCAGACGTAGGCGTCAACACGGTTATGAACCTGATTGAAGACCTGCGTGCAGAAGTGAAAAAACGCAAAATTGAAGATGCGGCTAAGCTCGAGCCTGTGCTGTCAGAGAAACTGACAGATCTGCTTCGCGGTGAGCAAAATAATGAACTCAAAATGAATCCGGATGGCATCACGGTTATTTTGTTTGTTGGTGTAAACGGAGTCGGCAAAACAACAACGATTGGCAAGCTTGCACATCGCTTCAAGCAGCAGGGGAAAAAGGTGATTATGGCTGCAGGGGATACATTCCGTGCTGGAGCCATTGAGCAGCTTGAAGTATGGGGACAGCGTGCAGGTGTAGATGTAATCAAGCAGCAGTCGGGTTCTGATCCGGCCGCGGTTATGTATGATGCGGTTCAGGCTGCCAAACAGCGCGGAGCCGACGTGCTGCTGTGCGACACGGCAGGCCGCCTGCAGAACAAAACCAACCTGATGGATGAATTGAATAAAATCTACCGCGTCATTCAGCGTGAGATTCCGAGTGCACCGCATGAAGTACTCATGGTGCTGGATGCAACGACAGGACAGAATGCTTTGAATCAGGCGAAACTGTTCGGCGAGAGGAGCGGTGTGACAGGACTTGTGCTAACCAAGCTGGATGGAACAGCCAAGGGCGGAATCGTGGTTGCGATTCGTCAGGAGCTGGACTTGCCCGTGAAGCTTGTTGGGCTTGGGGAGAAAATCGATGATCTGCAGGAGTTTGATTCCGAGCAGTTTGTACATGCCCTGTTCGCCGGACTAATCCAGGAACAGCAGACAGAGGACACCGAAACCGAGAATAAATAA
- the smc gene encoding chromosome segregation protein SMC, with protein sequence MFLKRIELGGFKSFADKTEMEFVRGITAVVGPNGSGKSNISDGIRWVLGEQSAKSLRGGKMEDVIFAGSDARKAVNYGEVSLTLDNEDHALALDFGEVTVTRRVHRSGDSEYFINKQSCRLKDITELFMDTGIGKEAYSIIGQGRIEEILSTRSEDRRGIFEEASGIVKYKSRKRDAGRKLDETEQNLLRIHDLVTELEDQIAPLKEQSEKAMHYKQLRSELKSQEISMYVYQIEQIHASWSKASERLESLKQEEVGLAAVVSTHDAKLENDRNALRQLETEIEELQSALLQFSEATEKSEGLGELLRERARHLQTNQEQLKETLAVSEERHRERESELLALREKFGKIELELADVKNRLSEEEAKLVGVTGGISQQQEESLKGNLLELMNQMAQARNEIRYVDQQKETLERRMNRASEESGKWEEQKQMLESRKAEIQKKVVQLGKEISELRGGYISESERLQSLQKLLEESRSTVRKWEQKREAQVSRRDTMKEMQDDFDGFMLGVKEVLKASRKGTLNGVHGAVAELVKVPEKIELAVETAMGAALQHIVMENEAVSRQAIAFLKQRQLGRATFLPLDVIRPRSIGAGERSMVEGMDGFVGIGAELVQYDSRYASIIGSLLGNVIIAESLEYANKIAARCQYRFRVVTLEGDVVNAGGSMTGGSQHKKNGSLLSRKRQLDQLDQDILDTEQQIVKLHRGVDDVKAQLEQCQDNLDQLRQSGDDTRNAEQQASMEMKQIEHELRHVSEQVAAAGQEKSGFTEEIKELDKSRMEAEKKLEQLEEEEKATHRAIHAAEFARKANESAKEELQSQLTELKVREGKLDQERFSNEEQLRRLEREVDSLVKDLRQNRTLLASMEADFKKTQTESVKQIEDLNEYRLRKTKASQELDFKRAARSELSKKLELAESETKEQRTQLKAVEEQMRQTEISVNRLDVELENILRKLMDEYELGYELAKERYPVPEDVESTQAEVQKLKRAISALGDVNLGAIEEFQRVNERYEFLNEQKNDLVEAKTTLYQVIREMEDEMAKRFKFTFDAIRREFGTVFTKLFGGGRADLVLMDPERLLETGIDIVAQPPGKKLQNLQLLSGGERALTAMALLFAILHVKPVPFCVLDEVEAALDEANVVRFAQYLREFSEQTQFIVVTHRKGTMEEADVLYGVTMEEGGVSKLVSVKLEDEEAEIA encoded by the coding sequence ATGTTTCTAAAACGAATTGAATTGGGTGGATTCAAGTCATTCGCCGACAAAACGGAAATGGAGTTCGTTCGCGGCATTACAGCTGTGGTGGGCCCGAACGGAAGTGGTAAAAGTAATATATCCGATGGTATTCGCTGGGTACTGGGAGAGCAGAGTGCCAAGTCACTTCGCGGTGGTAAGATGGAAGATGTCATTTTTGCAGGCAGTGATGCTCGTAAAGCGGTCAATTACGGTGAGGTGTCACTTACGCTGGACAATGAAGACCATGCATTAGCGCTGGATTTTGGAGAAGTGACGGTAACTCGTCGTGTCCATCGCAGCGGGGATAGCGAGTATTTTATCAATAAACAATCCTGCCGTCTGAAAGATATTACGGAATTATTTATGGATACCGGTATCGGTAAAGAGGCATACTCGATCATTGGACAAGGACGAATTGAAGAGATTCTGAGTACTCGCTCCGAGGATCGTCGTGGGATTTTTGAAGAGGCCTCGGGGATCGTTAAATATAAATCTCGTAAAAGGGATGCAGGACGCAAACTGGATGAGACGGAGCAGAATCTGCTGCGCATCCACGATCTGGTGACCGAGCTCGAGGACCAGATTGCTCCGCTGAAAGAACAATCGGAGAAAGCCATGCATTATAAACAGCTTCGTTCTGAGCTTAAATCGCAAGAAATTTCGATGTATGTGTATCAGATTGAACAGATTCATGCCTCTTGGAGTAAAGCAAGTGAACGTCTGGAATCGCTCAAACAGGAAGAGGTGGGTCTGGCTGCAGTTGTATCGACCCATGACGCAAAGCTCGAGAACGATCGAAACGCACTGCGGCAGCTGGAAACTGAAATAGAGGAACTGCAATCTGCTTTACTGCAATTCAGTGAGGCAACGGAGAAAAGTGAAGGGCTCGGGGAATTGCTGAGGGAACGCGCGCGTCATTTGCAGACGAATCAGGAGCAGCTGAAGGAAACGCTCGCAGTAAGTGAAGAGAGACATCGCGAACGTGAATCCGAGCTGCTTGCCCTGCGGGAGAAGTTTGGCAAAATTGAGCTGGAACTGGCTGACGTCAAGAATCGTTTGTCCGAAGAAGAAGCCAAGCTTGTTGGTGTTACCGGTGGTATAAGTCAGCAGCAGGAGGAAAGTCTGAAAGGAAATCTGCTGGAGCTGATGAATCAGATGGCCCAGGCACGTAATGAAATTCGTTACGTGGATCAGCAAAAGGAAACCCTTGAGCGCAGAATGAACCGCGCATCCGAGGAATCCGGCAAATGGGAAGAACAGAAACAAATGCTGGAAAGCCGAAAAGCTGAAATTCAGAAAAAAGTCGTTCAGTTAGGTAAGGAAATCAGTGAACTTCGCGGCGGATATATTTCGGAAAGTGAACGTCTGCAGTCTTTGCAAAAGCTCTTGGAGGAAAGCCGCAGCACAGTTCGAAAATGGGAACAAAAGCGTGAAGCGCAGGTTTCTCGTAGAGATACGATGAAAGAGATGCAGGATGATTTTGACGGCTTTATGCTGGGGGTAAAAGAAGTACTCAAAGCGTCGCGTAAAGGTACCCTGAACGGGGTACATGGCGCTGTGGCAGAACTCGTCAAAGTACCCGAGAAGATTGAGCTTGCTGTAGAGACGGCAATGGGTGCCGCGCTGCAGCATATCGTTATGGAGAATGAGGCAGTATCAAGGCAGGCAATTGCTTTCTTGAAGCAGCGTCAATTAGGACGTGCAACATTTCTTCCGCTGGACGTTATTCGTCCTCGTTCAATCGGTGCGGGTGAACGTTCGATGGTTGAGGGTATGGACGGATTTGTCGGTATTGGTGCAGAACTTGTGCAGTATGATTCAAGATATGCCTCGATCATCGGCAGCCTGCTTGGCAATGTCATTATTGCCGAATCCCTCGAATACGCGAATAAAATCGCGGCACGCTGTCAGTATCGTTTCCGTGTAGTAACTCTTGAAGGGGATGTCGTCAATGCTGGCGGTTCCATGACAGGAGGCAGTCAGCACAAAAAAAATGGCAGTCTGCTCAGCCGCAAGCGTCAGCTGGATCAGCTGGATCAGGATATTCTGGATACCGAGCAGCAGATTGTGAAACTGCACCGCGGTGTGGACGATGTGAAGGCTCAGTTAGAGCAGTGTCAGGACAACCTGGATCAGCTTCGCCAGTCTGGCGATGATACTCGGAATGCAGAACAGCAGGCCTCCATGGAGATGAAGCAGATTGAACATGAACTGCGTCATGTGTCGGAGCAGGTTGCTGCAGCAGGCCAGGAGAAAAGCGGATTTACCGAAGAGATCAAGGAACTGGACAAGTCCCGGATGGAAGCGGAGAAAAAGCTGGAGCAGCTTGAAGAAGAAGAGAAAGCGACACACCGTGCGATTCATGCGGCCGAATTTGCCCGGAAGGCCAATGAGTCTGCAAAAGAAGAACTCCAGAGCCAGCTGACTGAACTTAAAGTGCGGGAAGGCAAGTTGGATCAGGAACGTTTCTCTAATGAGGAGCAGCTGCGCAGGTTGGAACGCGAGGTGGATTCACTTGTTAAAGATCTTCGCCAGAATCGCACGCTGCTTGCTTCCATGGAAGCTGATTTCAAGAAAACACAGACTGAAAGTGTAAAGCAGATCGAAGATCTGAACGAGTACAGGCTCAGAAAGACTAAGGCATCTCAGGAACTGGACTTTAAACGTGCAGCCCGCAGTGAACTGTCGAAGAAGCTGGAGCTGGCCGAGAGTGAAACGAAGGAGCAGCGCACACAGCTCAAAGCGGTAGAAGAGCAGATGCGTCAAACCGAAATTTCCGTGAACCGGCTGGATGTTGAGCTGGAAAACATACTGCGGAAGCTAATGGATGAATATGAGTTAGGTTATGAGCTTGCCAAAGAGCGTTATCCGGTGCCGGAGGATGTGGAGAGTACTCAGGCAGAAGTGCAGAAGTTGAAACGTGCGATATCGGCGCTTGGCGATGTGAATCTGGGTGCAATCGAAGAGTTCCAGCGCGTGAATGAGCGGTATGAATTCCTGAATGAACAGAAAAATGATCTAGTGGAAGCCAAAACGACACTGTATCAGGTCATTCGGGAAATGGAAGATGAAATGGCAAAGCGCTTCAAATTTACGTTTGATGCGATCCGCCGTGAATTCGGCACCGTATTTACGAAACTGTTTGGCGGAGGACGTGCTGACCTGGTTCTGATGGACCCTGAGCGGCTCCTTGAAACAGGTATTGATATTGTAGCTCAGCCTCCAGGCAAAAAACTGCAAAATCTGCAGCTGTTGTCCGGTGGAGAGCGAGCCTTGACGGCTATGGCTCTGCTCTTTGCAATTCTGCATGTGAAACCTGTACCTTTCTGTGTGCTGGACGAAGTCGAGGCTGCACTGGATGAGGCCAACGTTGTTCGTTTTGCTCAGTACCTGCGCGAGTTCTCTGAACAAACACAATTTATTGTAGTTACCCACCGCAAGGGCACCATGGAAGAAGCAGATGTTCTGTACGGGGTTACGATGGAAGAGGGCGGCGTATCCAAACTTGTTTCGGTAAAACTGGAGGACGAGGAAGCCGAAATTGCCTGA
- the rnc gene encoding ribonuclease III has product MSEDLKQLQQKLQIKFDNRQLLKQAFTHASYVNEHRFSQHQDNERLEFLGDAVLELTVSEYLYHLYPNRPEGELTKMRASIVCEPSLVKFAEALNFGQYVLLGKGEELTGGRTRPALLADVFESFIGALYLDQGLEPVRAFLKQHVFPLIVVGSKLQMSDYKTELQELTQHHNMGALEYRIVEERGPAHEREFVSEVHMGQERLGRGTGRSKKEAEQQAASAALERLKLPEA; this is encoded by the coding sequence TTGAGTGAAGATCTGAAGCAATTACAACAAAAACTTCAAATCAAATTTGACAACAGGCAGCTTCTAAAACAAGCGTTTACCCATGCTTCTTATGTAAACGAACACCGGTTCAGTCAGCATCAGGATAACGAACGTTTGGAGTTTCTGGGCGACGCTGTGCTGGAGCTGACTGTATCGGAGTACTTGTATCATTTGTATCCTAACCGTCCGGAGGGCGAGCTGACAAAGATGCGGGCATCCATTGTTTGTGAACCTTCCCTCGTCAAATTTGCTGAAGCACTTAATTTTGGACAGTATGTACTTCTTGGAAAAGGTGAGGAATTAACTGGAGGACGTACACGTCCAGCTCTTCTGGCGGATGTGTTCGAGTCATTCATTGGTGCTTTATATCTTGATCAGGGTCTTGAGCCTGTGCGGGCATTTCTGAAACAGCATGTGTTTCCGTTAATTGTTGTTGGCAGCAAGCTGCAAATGAGTGATTACAAAACAGAGCTGCAGGAACTCACACAGCATCACAATATGGGGGCTCTGGAATACCGAATCGTAGAAGAGCGGGGACCAGCCCATGAACGTGAGTTTGTCTCAGAGGTCCATATGGGTCAAGAACGGCTTGGCCGTGGTACAGGACGTTCCAAAAAAGAGGCGGAACAACAAGCGGCATCTGCGGCGCTTGAACGTTTGAAGCTTCCGGAAGCCTGA
- the fabF gene encoding beta-ketoacyl-ACP synthase II has protein sequence MKQRVVITGMGVMTSLGKDLETFWGSLMAGKSGISQIEAFDVSEYTTQIAAEIKDFNPEEYMDRKDARKMDRFVQFAVAAGFKAVEDSGLKINENIDAERFGVSIGSGIGGLGTWEDQHNALLQKGPKRVSPFFIPMMISNMASGQMSISLGAKGPNINVVTACATGTHSIGDSFKLIANGDADAMICGGAEATIRPTGLAGFCAMRAMSTRNDDPTKASRPFDTGRDGFVMGEGAGILILESLEHAQARGARIYGEVIGYGLTGDAHHMTEPDPDGAARCMTMALRNAGIQPEEVDYINAHGTSTPVGDRSETLAIKKAFGDHAYKLAVSSTKSMTGHMLGAAGGVEAVICSLSLTNQTLAPTINLEDQDPECDLDYVPNVPRQTKVNIAMSNSFGFGGHNATIILKKFEA, from the coding sequence TTGAAACAAAGAGTCGTAATTACCGGAATGGGCGTAATGACATCGCTCGGAAAAGATTTAGAGACATTCTGGGGCAGTTTAATGGCAGGAAAGTCCGGAATTTCTCAGATTGAGGCATTTGATGTTAGTGAATACACGACACAGATTGCAGCCGAGATCAAAGATTTCAACCCGGAAGAGTACATGGATCGAAAAGATGCACGGAAGATGGACCGTTTTGTACAGTTTGCTGTGGCAGCCGGTTTCAAAGCCGTTGAAGATAGTGGTCTGAAAATTAACGAGAATATTGATGCAGAGCGTTTTGGCGTATCGATTGGTTCTGGTATTGGCGGATTGGGAACTTGGGAGGATCAGCACAATGCACTGCTGCAAAAAGGTCCTAAACGGGTCAGCCCATTCTTCATTCCGATGATGATTTCCAATATGGCATCTGGACAGATGTCGATTTCACTTGGTGCCAAAGGTCCGAACATTAACGTCGTTACCGCTTGTGCAACAGGAACACACTCCATTGGGGATTCGTTTAAACTCATTGCAAATGGTGATGCAGATGCGATGATCTGCGGTGGTGCTGAAGCAACCATCAGACCAACAGGGCTTGCAGGTTTCTGTGCGATGCGCGCGATGTCTACACGCAATGATGACCCTACGAAAGCAAGCCGTCCTTTTGATACAGGTCGTGACGGATTTGTTATGGGTGAAGGTGCCGGAATTCTGATTCTGGAATCTCTGGAGCATGCTCAGGCTCGCGGCGCACGAATCTACGGTGAAGTCATCGGTTATGGTCTGACAGGTGATGCTCACCATATGACAGAACCAGATCCAGATGGAGCAGCACGGTGCATGACAATGGCACTTCGTAATGCTGGCATCCAGCCTGAAGAAGTGGATTACATCAATGCGCACGGGACTTCGACACCGGTAGGTGACCGTTCCGAAACGCTGGCCATCAAAAAGGCGTTTGGCGATCATGCGTACAAGCTTGCCGTCAGCTCAACGAAATCCATGACAGGCCATATGCTTGGTGCTGCAGGTGGGGTGGAGGCTGTGATCTGCAGTTTGTCTCTGACAAATCAGACACTAGCTCCGACAATCAACCTGGAAGATCAGGACCCGGAATGTGATCTGGACTACGTGCCTAACGTTCCACGTCAAACCAAAGTCAATATAGCCATGTCCAATTCGTTTGGATTCGGGGGTCACAACGCCACCATTATTCTCAAAAAATTTGAAGCATAA